GAAGATGTACTTCTGGATCCAGGTGCGGGTGTTGCGGGTGGCCAGCATCCGGTCGTGGGGCATCGTGATCGCCTGGATCGCCACTCGGCCGCCCGGGCGCACCAGCTGGTCTAGCGCCGCGAAATACGTTGGCCAGGAGCGGTATCCGACGGCCTCGATCATCTCGACCGAGAGTATCGCGTCATAAGGGTCATGCCCCGACCGCGCGTCGCGGTAGTCGCACAAGTCGATCTGCACCCGATGGGACAGGCCCGCGGCGGCGACCCGCTGACGCGCCAGCCGCTGCTGCTCCACCGATAACGTGACCGATCGCACCCGGGCCCCGCGGGCGGCCGCCCGGATACACAGCTCGCCCCAGCCGGTGCCGATCTCGAGCACCCGGCTGCCCGGCCCGACACCGGCCATGTCGAGTAGCCGATCGATCTTGCGCCGTTGGGCGGCAGCCAAATCGGGCCACGCGGCGGGAAGATCGCGGAACAGCGCGGACGAATAGGTCATGGTTTCGTCGAGGAACTCAGCGAACAGGTCGTTCGACAGATCATAGTGCTCGGCGACGTTACGCCGGGCCTGATCGCGGCTGGGATCGCCCCGGGTCGGCTCGAACGCCGGCGCCAGCGGACGCAGCCACTGCAGCGGGCCCGGAACCAGGTCGGCGACCGACTCGGCCAGGACCGTCAGCACTCTGGTGAGATCCTCCGACGACCATTCACCGGCCAGGTAGGACTCGCCGAAGCCGATCAGGCCGTGCCGCCCGATCCGTCGTGCCAGCGCCTTCGGGCGGTGAACCGTCAGCCTCGCCGACGTGGCGTCGCCGGCGCCGACTGCCGTGCCGTCCGGGTAGACCAGTCGCAGCGGCAGTCGGGCGACCGCGCGACGCAACAGCCAGTCGGCGATGGCCGCCGACGTCGCGGCGACCGGTCCGGACGGCACCTCGGCGACAGCCGGCCAGCGCTCGGAATCTATTGTGACCGAAGGTGTTCCGATTGTTTCGATGCTCATCGCGGTACCACTGGCACTCGACGTAACCACAGTGTGATCCCCTGTATCCGGATGCGGGCGGCCACCACCAACGGGGCCAACGGTGAAATGCATTGCATGAGTGCGACTTCCTTGGTTGTCGCGGGTCGTCGTGTCCCGCGGAGGTTCGCGACGAATACCGGGAACGCCGGGTGGTTTTCGCCGTGTAGCGCCACCGTGACGTCGACCTCGCCGCCGGGCCGCGGCGCTCGCACCACGTAATGCCCCTCGACGTCATTGAACGGCGAGACGTAGAACTTCTTGGCCGTCACCACGGGCAGGTCGGCCGGCGGCAGCAGATACGCGTGCCGTTCTCCATAGGTGTTGTGCACTTCGGCCACCACATGGCGCACCCGGCCGTCACGGTCGTGACACCAATAGACGCTCAACGGGTTGAAGACATGCCCGAGCACGCGGGCCTGCAGCAGTGCGGTGATCCGGCCGTCGGGAACAGCGACGCCGCGCTCATCGAAGAACGCTTCCAGCCGGTCGCGCAGCGAACCGTGCGGCGTGCCCGACGACGCGGCGGCGAAGTGGTCGTCGGCGCGAAATCGGGCGAACGTTCGTAGCCACCAGGGCAGCTGCGGCAGCTCGTCGACGTCGACATACCAGCTGTAGCTTCGGTATTCGAACGAGTGGTGCACCGGGGCGCGTCGCGCGTGGGTGATGGTGGTGCGGTAGATCGCCGGAGTCAGCATGGCACCACCACTTCCCTTCGGGTTGCGGCCGGCCAGTCCGCCCCCAGCCTCCGGGCCGCGCGCAGCCCGGAGGCGGCGCCGTCCTCGTGGAACCCCCAGCCGTGGTAGGCCCCGGCGAACACCACCCGATCGTCATCGAGGGTGGGCAATAAGCGTTGGGCTGCAACCGATTCCGGTGTGTACAGCGGATGGCTGTAGGTCATCTCGGCAAGCACCGACCCGGGGTCCACCCGGTCATGGCCGCCGAGGGTGACCAGGAACCTTCGGTTGTCGTCGATGCGCATCAGCCTGCTGACGTCGTAGCTGACCACCACGTGGTCGGTGCCCGGTGTCACCAGGTAGTTCCACGACGCGCGGGCGCCGGTGTGGCGGGGCAGCACCGACTCGTCGGTGTGCAGCTGGGCCCGGTTGGTCGAGTAGGGGATCGCTCCCAGCACGTGCCGTTCCCAGGCGGTCGGCGGGTCGAGGAGCAGCAGGGCCTGGTCGGGATGCACGGCGACGACGGCGGCGTCGAACAATCGCGGCGTGTCGTGACCGGCTTGCACCACCACGCCACCGGCGACCCGGCGCAGCGAATGCACCGGGGTGCCCGTGGACACCTCGGCCAGCCGGGAGGCGATCGCCTGCACGTAGGTGGCCGAGCCCCCGGTGACGGTGCGCCAGGTGGGCGAGCCGAACACCGACAACATCCCGTGATGGTCCAGGAAGACGAACAGATACCGGGCCGGGTAGCGCAACGCGTCCTCGCTCGCACACGACCACACCGCGGCCACCAGGGGAGTGATGAAGTAGTCGGCGAAAAACGACGAGAAGCGGTGCCGCTTGAGGAACGCCTCCAATGTTTCGAGTCGGTCGCCGGCTTCCTCGCGCAGCAGCCGCGAGGCCGCACGGTGGAAGCGCAAGATCTCGGCGAGCATCAGCAGGTAGCGGGGCCGCAGTGCCTGCCGGCAGGCGAACAGTCCCCGGACTCCCAGAGCCCCGGCATATTCGAGGCCGATGCCGTCGGCGCGCACCGACATCGACATGTCCGACTCCTGGGTGGCGACACCCAGTTCGTCGAACAGTCGGCACAGCGTCGGGTAGGTGCGGTCGTTGTGGACCAGGAATGCCGAGTCGACCGCGATGACGCTGCCGTCGTGCGCCCCGTCGCCGCGATCGACGTAATGGGTGTGGGCGTGTCCGCCGAGCCGGGTGTCGGCCTCGTACAAGGTGACTCGGTCACGGCCGGACAGCACGTAGGCGGCGGTCAGGCCGGCCACGCCGCTGCCGATGACCGCTATCGAGCGTTCTGAGGGGTGTCGTTGCTGCACATCAGGTATTCGGAACCGTCGGCAGCTCGGACGGGATGGACCAAACCGGCGTTAGTGTTCGCCGCTCATCGCCATCAGCCGGTCGGTTTGCGGCTCCTCCCCGGAACCGCTTGGTGCCGACCGGATTCGGGCCGGACGTGAACGCACCTTCATCGGCCACCAGAACCAGCGGCCCAGCAGCGCGGCGATCGACGGCGTCATGAACGAACGCACGATCAACGTGTCGAACAGCAGACCCAGGCCGATAGTGGTACCCACCTGGCCGATCACCCGCAGATCGCTGACGGCCATGGACGCCATGGTGAACGCGAACACCAGCCCGGCGTTGGTCACGACCTTGCCGGTACCGCCCATCGCGCGAATGATGCCGGTGTTCAGCCCGGCGCCGATTTCCTCCTTGAACCGCGAGACCAGCAGCAGGTTGTAGTCAGACCCCACGGCCAGCAGAACGATGACGGACATCGCCAGCACCATGTAGTGCAACTCGATGCTGAGGATGTGCTGCCACAACAGCACCGACAGCCCGAATGAGGCACCGAGCGAAAGCGCCACCGTGCCCACGATCACCGCCGCCGCGACAAAGGCGCGCGTCAGTATCAGCATGATGATGAAAATCAGGCACAGCGAAGAGATCCCGGCAATAAGGAGATCCCATTTGGCGCCGTCGGCGATGTCGTAGAAGACGGCCGCCGTCCCGGCCAGATAGATCTTGGCGTCCTCCAGCGGGGTTCCCTTGAGCGACTCCTCGGCCGCGGTGCGGATCGCATTGATGCTCGCGATTCCCTCGGGTGATTGCGGATCTCCCCGATGCAAGATGATGAAGCGGGCGGAATGCCCGTCGGGTGACAGGAAGGACTTCATGGCGCGCTGGAAGTCTTTGTTCTTGAAGACCTCGGGCGGCAGATAGAACGAGTCGTCGTTCTTGGCGGCATCGAACGCCTTCCCCATGGCGTTCGCGTTGTCGCTCATCTCGTTCATCTGGTCGTAGAAGCCGGCCATGGTGCTGTGCATGGTCAGCATCATGATCCGCATGCTTTCCATGCTGTCGATCATCGGCGGGAAGGTCGCCAGCATCTGCGGCATCAGCCGGTCAATGTTCTTGGTATCGGCCACCAGAGCGCTGAGTTTCTCGTCGACCTGGTCGAGTCCGTCCAGCGCGTCGAATATCGACCTGAAGGACCAGCAGATGGGAATGTCGTAACAGTGCTTCTCCCAATAGAAGTAGCTACGGATCGGGCGCCAGAAGTCGTCGAAGTCCGCGATATGGTCGCGCAGTTCGTTGGTGATCTGCTGCATCTCTTCGGTGTCGCGGACGATGTGGTGAGTATTCTCGGCGAGCTGCGACATCAGGCTGTACATCTGCTTCATGATCGCGATCGTCTTGGCCATCTCGTCGGCCTGTTTGAGCATGTCGTCGATCCGGTCCCGCTGATACTTCAGGGTCTGCACCTGGCCGGCGTTTTGCATGCTGATCAGAAACGGGATCGACGTGTGGTCCATCGCCGTTCCGTCGGGCCTGGTGATCGCCTGCACCCGGGAAATGCCCGGAACCCGGAAGATGCCTTTGGCCAGCCTGTCCAGCACCAGAAAGTCCGCGGGATTGCGCATGTCGTGATCCGACTCGATCATCAACACGTCGGGCTTCATCCGGGCCTGCGAGAAATGGCGTTCCGCGGCGGCGAATCCTTCGTTGGCGGGGATGAAGGTGGGCAGGTAGGAACGGTCGTTGTAGTTGGTGCGGTATCCGGGCAGCGCGAGCAGACCGACCAGGGCGACCGCGCACGTGGCGGCCAGTACCGGCAGCGGCCAGCGCACCACCACGGTGCCGACCCGGCGCCAGCCACGAACCTTGAGTAGCCGCTTGGGGTCGAACAGCCCGAATCGGCTGCCGACGGTCAGCACGGCGGGCCCCAGCGTCAGCGCCGCGAACACCGCCACCAGCATCCCCACCGCACAGGGGATGCCGAGGGTTTCGAAGTAGGGCATCCGGGCGAACTTGAGGCAGAAGGTCGCGCCGGCGATCGTCAGGCCCGAGCCCAGGATGACGTGGGCGGTACCGCGGTACATCGTGTAGAAGGCCGTTTCCCGGTCTTCCCCGGCCTGACGGGCCTCCTGGTAGCGCCCGAAGATGAAGATCCCGTAGTCGGTGCCGGCGGCAATGGCCAGTGAGGTCAGCAGGCTGACGGCAAAGGTGGACAGTCCGATGGCCCCGCTGTGGCCGAGCAGTGCGACCACTCCCCGGGCCGCGGTCAATTCCACCCCGACCGTCAGCAACAGCATGATGACGGTGATCGGCGAGCGGTAGACCAGCAGCAACATCACGAAGATCACCACGACCGTCGTCACCGTGATCTTGACCATCGACTTGTCGCCGCTGTGGTGCATGTCCGCGACGAGCGCCGCGGCGCCGGTGACGTACGTCGTGACCCCGGGCGGCGCCGGCGTGTCCGCGACGATCTTGCGCACCGCTTCGACGGACTCGTTGGCCAACGGCTCGCCTTGGTTGCCGGCGAGATTCAGCTGGACGTAGGTGGCTTTGCCGTCGTTGCTTTGTGCCCCGGCCGCCGTGAGCGGATCGCCCCAGAAGTCTTGGACGCTTTGGACATGCTTGGTATCGGCTCGCAGTTTGCGGACGAGAACGTCGTAATACTTGTGGGCCGCGTCGTCGAGTGGCTGTTTGCCCTCCAAGACGATCATGGCGACGCTGTCGGTGTTGCCTTCGTTGAACGCCTGCCCGATGTGCTTCATGGCCTGGTACGACGGCGCTTCCTTGGGGCTCAGCGACACCGAGCGCTCCTGCCCGACTTCTTCCAGCGACGGCACGAAAACGCTGAGCGCAACGCAGATCATCAGCCAGCCGAGAATGATCGGCACCGCGAACGCGTGGATGATCCGCGCTATCAACGGCTTTTCGGCGTGGCTGCCGGTGTCGGGGTCGTTCGCGTACTTGATGGTCACGCCGACTTCACCAGGCAGTAGGTGTACGCGTTGACCTCGTGTGAAACCTTCTCCGCCTTGACCACGCCGTCCACGGTGATCCGGCAGCCGATGCTGTCGGTATCACCTTGGGCGACGAGGTTTCCCATCACTGCCGCCAAATTCGTGGTGAAGTGCAACGACCACGGCAGCACGGCTTGATCGACCCGCTGCGGGTCGGAATTGACATCGAAATAGCTGATATCGGCCACCGTCCCGGGTGGCCCGAACACTTCGTAGGTGATCTGCTTGGGGTTGAAGGGTTTGCTGTCGAGGTTGCTGTCGGAATAGGACTCCCGCCTCTCGGACGCGAAAAAGCCCCGAATCCGGTGCACGGTGAACCCCCCGACGATGATCACCGCCAGGATTACCAGTGCGATCCACGTCCGCGACAGCACCTTGAAGATCTCAAGTTCCCTTCGCCGGTTGGTATTTGCTACGGGCGAACCATACCCGCCCCGTGAAAGTCCTTCCCAGCTTTCAAGGCCTTTCAAGGGCTTTCGACGGCTTCCAACGACAGAGCACCACGACCACGCACTCGATCAGCCGGGCCCAAGACCCCGGTCGCCGCGGCAAGCCGCCGTGGGTCATCCTGAATCACCTCGAGCCCGTAATACTGTGCCTAGCCTTGCCTAAGTAAATCATTGCGGTGTGCGGAACGACGCCTTCCCCCACCCGGGGCAGTGTAACGCATATCACGTGCGTAACGGCACGGTACTCGGTTGGCTTACCGCTCGCAAATCACATGATGTGCGTTATCCTCTGCCAGTGGCGCAACTCACGTTCCGGCGCGCCCGCACCGAGGAGAACAAACGCCGGCGTGCCGCGGCGTTGATGGAAGCGGCGCGTTCGCTGGCGTCCGAAACCGGGGTGGCGTCGGTGACCTTGACCGCCGTCGCCAGCCGCGCCGGGATTCACTACTCGGCGGTACGCCGCTATTTCACCTCCCACAAGGAGGTCCTGCTCCACCTCGCGGCCGAGGGCTGGGTGCGGTGGTCGAAGACGGTATGCGAGAGCTTGAGTGAGCCCGGCCCGATGTCGCACTCGCGGGTGGCGCAGGCTCTGGCCGACGGCTTGGCCGCCGATCCGCTGTTCTGTGACCTGCTGGCCAATCTTCACCTGCACCTCGAACACGAGGTGGATGTCGACCGGGTGGTCGAGGTGAAGCGCACCAGCACCGCCGCCGTGATCGCGCTCGCGGACGCGATCGAGGACGCGCTGCCGGCGCTGGGGCGTTCCGGTGCTTTCGATATCCTGCTGGCTGCGTACTCGTTGGCCGCCACGCTGTGGCAGATCGCCAATCCGCCGGAACGGCTCACCGACGCCTACGCCGAGGAGCCGGACGTCCTGCCGCCCGAATGGAACCTCGACTTCGCCTCCGCCCTTACCCGGCTCCTCACCGCGACCTGTTTCGGCCTCACCGCCGAATCTCCTTGAGCCACCGAGGATGGAAAGCTTTGTGACCAGACCACAACCGGTTGAGACCATGGCGGGGGCGAGGTTCAGCGGCCCGCCCGGGGTACGTCTAAGATACTTAGTGCAACAAACCATCGGGATGGGGTGGTCGCCTACACCGGCCGTTGCCGGCCGCCTCGGGTTTGCTTCCCGGATCCCTTCGACAAACCCGGCGCGCGCGGTGGGTCGAGCGCTGCGACGCATGGTCCCGGTCCCGGCGAGCGGAAGGTGATCGGTGGCAAGGATTTCGGTTGCCAGCGCGCTGAAGCGAGTGTGGATCCCGCTCGTCATCATTGCCGTGGTCGTGGTGGCTGGTTTCAGTGTCTACCGGCTACGCGGCTTTTTCGGCTATACGGACAAGGGACCGATCACCAGCGGCATTGCCGACGACATCAAGCCGTTCAACCCCAAGCACGTGGTTTATGAGGTGTTCGGTCCCCCCGGAACCATCGCCAACATCAACTATTTGGACATCAATGCGCAGCCGCAGCGGGTCAGTAATGTGCCGCTGCCGTGGACGCTCTCCGTCACGACGACATTGCCCTCGGTGAGCGTCAACGTGGTGGCGCAGGGCGACAGTAACCAGATCGGTTGCCGCATCATCGTCAACGGCGAAGTCAAGGACGAAAGGTCCGAGAACGAAGTGAACGCCCAAACCTTCTGCTTGGTGAAATC
The nucleotide sequence above comes from Mycobacterium pseudokansasii. Encoded proteins:
- a CDS encoding MmpS family protein; this translates as MARISVASALKRVWIPLVIIAVVVVAGFSVYRLRGFFGYTDKGPITSGIADDIKPFNPKHVVYEVFGPPGTIANINYLDINAQPQRVSNVPLPWTLSVTTTLPSVSVNVVAQGDSNQIGCRIIVNGEVKDERSENEVNAQTFCLVKSA
- a CDS encoding class I SAM-dependent methyltransferase, with the translated sequence MSIETIGTPSVTIDSERWPAVAEVPSGPVAATSAAIADWLLRRAVARLPLRLVYPDGTAVGAGDATSARLTVHRPKALARRIGRHGLIGFGESYLAGEWSSEDLTRVLTVLAESVADLVPGPLQWLRPLAPAFEPTRGDPSRDQARRNVAEHYDLSNDLFAEFLDETMTYSSALFRDLPAAWPDLAAAQRRKIDRLLDMAGVGPGSRVLEIGTGWGELCIRAAARGARVRSVTLSVEQQRLARQRVAAAGLSHRVQIDLCDYRDARSGHDPYDAILSVEMIEAVGYRSWPTYFAALDQLVRPGGRVAIQAITMPHDRMLATRNTRTWIQKYIFPGGLLPSTEAIAAITNRHTSLRTVDTASLRPHYAETLRLWRERFVQRRDRLAHLGFDEVFARMWEFYLAYSEAGFRSGYLDVVQWTFERKDDR
- a CDS encoding TetR family transcriptional regulator, with amino-acid sequence MRYPLPVAQLTFRRARTEENKRRRAAALMEAARSLASETGVASVTLTAVASRAGIHYSAVRRYFTSHKEVLLHLAAEGWVRWSKTVCESLSEPGPMSHSRVAQALADGLAADPLFCDLLANLHLHLEHEVDVDRVVEVKRTSTAAVIALADAIEDALPALGRSGAFDILLAAYSLAATLWQIANPPERLTDAYAEEPDVLPPEWNLDFASALTRLLTATCFGLTAESP
- a CDS encoding RND family transporter — protein: MTIKYANDPDTGSHAEKPLIARIIHAFAVPIILGWLMICVALSVFVPSLEEVGQERSVSLSPKEAPSYQAMKHIGQAFNEGNTDSVAMIVLEGKQPLDDAAHKYYDVLVRKLRADTKHVQSVQDFWGDPLTAAGAQSNDGKATYVQLNLAGNQGEPLANESVEAVRKIVADTPAPPGVTTYVTGAAALVADMHHSGDKSMVKITVTTVVVIFVMLLLVYRSPITVIMLLLTVGVELTAARGVVALLGHSGAIGLSTFAVSLLTSLAIAAGTDYGIFIFGRYQEARQAGEDRETAFYTMYRGTAHVILGSGLTIAGATFCLKFARMPYFETLGIPCAVGMLVAVFAALTLGPAVLTVGSRFGLFDPKRLLKVRGWRRVGTVVVRWPLPVLAATCAVALVGLLALPGYRTNYNDRSYLPTFIPANEGFAAAERHFSQARMKPDVLMIESDHDMRNPADFLVLDRLAKGIFRVPGISRVQAITRPDGTAMDHTSIPFLISMQNAGQVQTLKYQRDRIDDMLKQADEMAKTIAIMKQMYSLMSQLAENTHHIVRDTEEMQQITNELRDHIADFDDFWRPIRSYFYWEKHCYDIPICWSFRSIFDALDGLDQVDEKLSALVADTKNIDRLMPQMLATFPPMIDSMESMRIMMLTMHSTMAGFYDQMNEMSDNANAMGKAFDAAKNDDSFYLPPEVFKNKDFQRAMKSFLSPDGHSARFIILHRGDPQSPEGIASINAIRTAAEESLKGTPLEDAKIYLAGTAAVFYDIADGAKWDLLIAGISSLCLIFIIMLILTRAFVAAAVIVGTVALSLGASFGLSVLLWQHILSIELHYMVLAMSVIVLLAVGSDYNLLLVSRFKEEIGAGLNTGIIRAMGGTGKVVTNAGLVFAFTMASMAVSDLRVIGQVGTTIGLGLLFDTLIVRSFMTPSIAALLGRWFWWPMKVRSRPARIRSAPSGSGEEPQTDRLMAMSGEH
- a CDS encoding NAD(P)/FAD-dependent oxidoreductase, whose translation is MQQRHPSERSIAVIGSGVAGLTAAYVLSGRDRVTLYEADTRLGGHAHTHYVDRGDGAHDGSVIAVDSAFLVHNDRTYPTLCRLFDELGVATQESDMSMSVRADGIGLEYAGALGVRGLFACRQALRPRYLLMLAEILRFHRAASRLLREEAGDRLETLEAFLKRHRFSSFFADYFITPLVAAVWSCASEDALRYPARYLFVFLDHHGMLSVFGSPTWRTVTGGSATYVQAIASRLAEVSTGTPVHSLRRVAGGVVVQAGHDTPRLFDAAVVAVHPDQALLLLDPPTAWERHVLGAIPYSTNRAQLHTDESVLPRHTGARASWNYLVTPGTDHVVVSYDVSRLMRIDDNRRFLVTLGGHDRVDPGSVLAEMTYSHPLYTPESVAAQRLLPTLDDDRVVFAGAYHGWGFHEDGAASGLRAARRLGADWPAATRREVVVPC
- a CDS encoding MmpS family protein, with translation MLSRTWIALVILAVIIVGGFTVHRIRGFFASERRESYSDSNLDSKPFNPKQITYEVFGPPGTVADISYFDVNSDPQRVDQAVLPWSLHFTTNLAAVMGNLVAQGDTDSIGCRITVDGVVKAEKVSHEVNAYTYCLVKSA
- a CDS encoding DUF1365 domain-containing protein, translating into MLTPAIYRTTITHARRAPVHHSFEYRSYSWYVDVDELPQLPWWLRTFARFRADDHFAAASSGTPHGSLRDRLEAFFDERGVAVPDGRITALLQARVLGHVFNPLSVYWCHDRDGRVRHVVAEVHNTYGERHAYLLPPADLPVVTAKKFYVSPFNDVEGHYVVRAPRPGGEVDVTVALHGENHPAFPVFVANLRGTRRPATTKEVALMQCISPLAPLVVAARIRIQGITLWLRRVPVVPR